A stretch of the Poseidonibacter parvus genome encodes the following:
- a CDS encoding cache domain-containing protein, with translation MKVNYQRKIEQGVKKTTLLSSTIIIIIVATVIGATLIKTEYNNFKTHIENFKTTLIEREKFYIKTAVENLVSDMKFEEEAILNSKKERIEKQSIIAYNLAYSLYEKTKNLSKDEQINFIKNSIKQISKKQSDINYFILNTSGRLILNSENNSDENEVFLDFEDINGLKFINKMIDSNKDKQNFIEYFWYKPNSNITAKKITYTRHLKELGIIIGSGSFLEVEKNKLKKRISKKIFNQNYNTEEFVLIYKINSLNNIASKSDLLTQKHIISSKVELKAMEDLLIETNYKGNDYIYFDNKRKLLYGTFVTNLRYFIGIGVDLTQINNIIKKERATSIDNLSSKILKLAIIILIMTVIFFMFSLGFTRKIEKLFIQYRQTVKQNEEKYALLFNYSNDGFIISQMKEDKTLILSLNKTALKITGYESSEILEQEFFDLFNNLDLEETKKSKSLSKTVKLVRKNKEIRTIELNIIVYSYENQNLLFASLRDITERTLLKEEKLKQQNILIQKSKMAAMGEMIGNIAHQWRQPLSQISGLFFDIESAYDYKELDKKYLSQRVDDANDLLEYMSKTIDDFRNFFNPTSKKEEFLIQDAVFRAIKILKSTLEHHKIDIQIQCDKKYKIYGYKNEYLQAIVNIISNAKDILVDQKIKNAKIKVYVKEIDDEIILFIEDNAGGIDASIMDKIFDPYFTTKYEYGTGIGLYMTKLIIEEKMNGVIKVENLNDGAVFSIKV, from the coding sequence TTGAAAGTTAATTACCAAAGAAAAATTGAACAAGGTGTAAAGAAAACTACACTACTTAGCTCCACAATTATTATCATTATTGTTGCAACTGTAATTGGTGCAACACTTATTAAAACAGAATACAATAACTTTAAAACTCATATAGAAAATTTTAAAACCACTTTAATTGAAAGAGAAAAATTTTATATTAAAACAGCTGTAGAAAACTTAGTTAGTGATATGAAGTTTGAAGAAGAAGCAATTTTAAATTCTAAAAAAGAAAGAATAGAGAAACAATCTATAATTGCTTATAATTTAGCTTACTCTTTATATGAGAAAACTAAAAACTTATCAAAAGATGAACAAATAAATTTTATAAAAAATTCGATAAAGCAAATCTCAAAAAAACAAAGTGATATTAACTATTTTATTTTAAATACAAGTGGTAGATTGATTTTGAATAGTGAAAATAATAGTGATGAAAATGAAGTTTTTTTAGATTTTGAGGATATAAATGGTTTAAAGTTTATAAATAAAATGATTGATTCAAATAAAGATAAACAAAACTTTATTGAATATTTTTGGTATAAACCAAATAGTAATATCACAGCAAAAAAGATTACATATACAAGACATTTAAAAGAGTTAGGAATTATAATTGGTTCAGGTAGTTTCCTTGAAGTAGAAAAAAATAAATTAAAAAAGAGAATATCAAAAAAGATATTTAATCAAAACTATAATACTGAAGAGTTTGTTTTAATATATAAAATAAATAGTTTAAATAACATTGCTAGTAAAAGTGATTTATTAACACAAAAACATATTATTTCAAGTAAAGTTGAGCTTAAAGCTATGGAAGATTTACTAATAGAAACAAACTATAAAGGAAATGATTATATTTATTTTGATAATAAAAGGAAACTCCTTTATGGAACTTTTGTTACAAACTTACGTTATTTTATAGGAATTGGAGTTGATTTAACTCAAATCAATAATATTATAAAAAAAGAAAGAGCTACTTCAATTGATAACCTATCTAGTAAAATATTAAAATTAGCAATCATTATTTTAATAATGACTGTAATATTTTTTATGTTCTCACTTGGGTTTACAAGAAAAATAGAGAAACTTTTCATACAATATAGACAAACAGTAAAACAAAACGAAGAAAAATATGCACTTCTTTTTAATTATAGTAATGATGGTTTTATAATTTCACAAATGAAAGAAGATAAAACACTTATTTTAAGTCTTAATAAAACTGCACTAAAAATAACAGGGTATGAATCTAGTGAAATTTTAGAACAAGAGTTTTTTGACCTTTTTAATAATCTAGATTTAGAAGAAACTAAAAAATCTAAGTCTTTATCCAAAACAGTTAAACTAGTAAGAAAAAACAAAGAAATTAGAACTATTGAATTAAATATAATTGTATATTCATACGAAAATCAAAATCTACTTTTTGCATCTTTACGAGATATAACAGAAAGAACTCTTTTAAAAGAAGAAAAACTAAAACAGCAAAATATATTAATTCAAAAATCAAAAATGGCAGCAATGGGTGAAATGATAGGAAATATTGCACATCAATGGAGACAGCCTTTATCACAAATTTCAGGTTTGTTTTTTGACATAGAATCAGCTTATGATTATAAAGAATTAGATAAAAAATACTTATCTCAAAGAGTTGATGATGCAAATGATCTACTTGAATATATGTCTAAAACTATTGATGATTTTAGAAACTTCTTTAATCCAACTTCCAAAAAAGAAGAGTTTCTAATCCAAGATGCAGTTTTTAGAGCAATAAAGATTTTAAAATCAACTTTAGAACATCATAAAATCGATATTCAAATTCAATGTGATAAAAAATACAAGATTTATGGATATAAAAATGAATATTTACAAGCAATAGTTAATATTATTTCAAATGCAAAAGATATTTTAGTTGATCAAAAAATAAAAAATGCAAAAATAAAAGTATATGTAAAAGAAATTGATGATGAAATTATATTATTTATTGAAGATAATGCAGGTGGAATTGATGCTTCAATTATGGATAAAATATTTGATCCATATTTTACAACTAAATATGAATATGGAACAGGAATTGGGCTTTATATGACAAAATTAATTATTGAAGAGAAAATGAATGGAGTTATAAAAGTTGAAAACTTAAATGATGGAGCGGTATTTTCTATTAAAGTATAG
- a CDS encoding SDR family NAD(P)-dependent oxidoreductase has product MKAKKRIWIVGGSSGIGLKLVNLCLNANYQVVVSSRSASTNESLLALKDVFSQDLALVDLDVSNKQNIVSSVKQAWNAFDGLDIWFYNAGAYEVMTIDTWDSEKFEQMNEVNYLGIIRLMNELLPYFKESKKGHWVWNSSISSYFGLPQGGGYSAPKAALVNLAQSLQPELDPLNIKLQIINHGFVKTRLTDKNKFEMPQLMQPKYAAQKILEGIENPDSFEIRFPYILSLFLRILRILPYKVSLYLTKKMLP; this is encoded by the coding sequence ATGAAAGCTAAAAAGCGAATCTGGATTGTAGGTGGAAGTAGTGGTATTGGCTTAAAACTAGTAAACTTGTGTTTAAATGCTAATTATCAAGTAGTTGTATCCTCTAGAAGTGCTAGTACAAACGAGTCATTATTAGCACTAAAAGATGTTTTCTCGCAAGATTTAGCACTAGTAGACCTTGATGTATCTAATAAGCAAAATATTGTAAGTAGTGTTAAACAAGCTTGGAATGCTTTTGATGGTTTAGATATCTGGTTTTATAATGCAGGTGCCTATGAAGTTATGACTATTGATACTTGGGATAGTGAAAAATTTGAGCAAATGAATGAAGTTAACTATCTTGGAATTATAAGATTAATGAACGAATTACTTCCATATTTTAAAGAGAGTAAAAAAGGTCATTGGGTTTGGAACTCTAGTATCTCTTCTTATTTTGGTTTACCTCAAGGGGGTGGATATTCAGCTCCAAAAGCAGCTTTAGTAAATCTTGCACAATCTTTACAACCAGAATTAGACCCTTTAAATATAAAACTTCAAATCATAAATCATGGTTTTGTAAAAACAAGACTTACAGATAAAAATAAATTTGAAATGCCACAATTAATGCAGCCAAAATATGCAGCACAAAAGATTTTAGAAGGAATTGAAAATCCAGACTCTTTTGAGATTAGGTTTCCTTATATTCTTTCTTTATTTTTAAGAATATTAAGAATATTACCATATAAAGTCTCACTATATTTAACAAAAAAGATGCTTCCATGA
- a CDS encoding nuclear transport factor 2 family protein, with protein sequence MKTQDYALFFENITKETPIKEYENVFDINAKFKDPFNEVKGLDKIYDIFQDMYIKLDNPRFKVIEIVEQGDISYLRWIFEFNFKNDSLLNSFEGVSRVEFNENQKVISHVDYWDSSENLYEKIPILSFFIKLVKRKIKS encoded by the coding sequence ATGAAAACACAAGATTACGCTTTATTCTTTGAAAACATTACAAAAGAAACACCAATAAAAGAGTATGAAAATGTATTTGATATTAATGCAAAGTTCAAGGACCCTTTTAATGAGGTTAAGGGCTTAGATAAAATATACGATATTTTTCAAGATATGTATATAAAGCTTGATAACCCAAGATTTAAAGTAATTGAAATAGTAGAACAAGGTGATATCTCATACTTAAGATGGATTTTTGAGTTTAATTTTAAAAACGATTCTTTACTTAATTCTTTTGAAGGAGTTTCAAGGGTTGAGTTTAATGAAAATCAAAAGGTTATCTCTCATGTTGATTATTGGGATAGTTCAGAAAACTTATATGAAAAAATTCCCATTCTTTCTTTTTTCATCAAATTAGTAAAAAGAAAAATCAAAAGCTAA
- a CDS encoding MFS transporter codes for MKTLDKKTVIYYSLIAIPLAIVGLPLYIYLPTFYVSDVGINVSIVGLILFIARLTDVFTDPFFGLLSDESVKKFSSRKPVMILGSFILILSFYALINPNLQYPELWLFCFSVLIYIGWSMINIPYLTWSSEISQIYEEKTILNSSRELFTIIGVLIALLVPYVYKVAQNPNETLNLLYFTFLFLFLPLFLITMNKIKINADIQSSDFSFKNIKSVYKKIPDIKLLQVGYFLNNLANALPATLFLLFIELVIKEKDSSGMVLILYFFAGIVALPFWYKLSSKIGKKKTWISSILLASSAFIFVPFLQEGDLTAFIIISIITGLCLGADMAMPTSIQSDLVQKTKMLSFNISGLLFGIWTMITKLTLALAVALGFVILGIFDFEASSPSSTSLLILSLLYGLVPVFFKLAAIYFINKYKDIQQ; via the coding sequence ATGAAAACTCTTGATAAAAAGACTGTAATCTATTATAGTTTAATAGCTATACCTTTAGCAATTGTAGGCTTACCTTTATATATTTATTTACCAACTTTTTACGTAAGTGATGTAGGTATAAATGTAAGTATTGTAGGTTTGATTCTTTTTATTGCAAGACTTACAGATGTTTTTACAGATCCTTTTTTTGGACTTTTAAGTGATGAGAGTGTAAAGAAATTCTCTAGCAGAAAACCTGTTATGATTTTAGGTTCTTTTATTTTGATACTGAGTTTTTACGCACTTATTAATCCAAATTTACAATATCCTGAACTTTGGCTTTTTTGTTTTTCTGTTTTGATTTATATAGGATGGAGTATGATAAATATTCCCTATCTTACATGGAGTAGTGAGATAAGCCAAATATATGAAGAAAAAACTATTTTAAATAGCTCTCGCGAACTTTTTACTATTATTGGAGTATTAATTGCTTTGCTTGTTCCTTACGTTTACAAGGTAGCTCAAAACCCAAATGAAACTCTAAATTTACTATATTTTACTTTTTTGTTTTTATTCTTGCCTTTATTTTTAATTACAATGAATAAAATAAAAATTAATGCAGATATACAAAGTAGTGATTTTTCTTTTAAAAATATTAAAAGTGTTTACAAAAAAATACCAGATATAAAGCTTTTACAAGTAGGTTACTTTCTTAATAATCTTGCAAATGCTTTACCTGCAACACTTTTTTTACTTTTTATAGAACTTGTTATAAAGGAAAAAGACTCAAGTGGAATGGTTTTGATTTTATATTTCTTTGCAGGTATTGTAGCCTTACCTTTTTGGTATAAACTTTCAAGTAAAATTGGCAAGAAAAAAACATGGATATCTTCTATTTTATTAGCTTCAAGTGCTTTTATTTTTGTGCCTTTTTTACAAGAGGGTGATTTGACTGCTTTTATAATCATTAGTATAATTACAGGACTTTGTTTAGGTGCTGATATGGCAATGCCTACATCTATACAAAGTGATTTAGTTCAAAAAACAAAAATGTTATCTTTTAATATCTCAGGTTTACTTTTTGGTATTTGGACAATGATTACAAAGTTAACTCTTGCTCTTGCAGTTGCTTTAGGTTTTGTAATACTTGGTATTTTTGACTTTGAAGCAAGTAGTCCTAGTAGTACTTCATTACTGATATTGTCTTTACTTTATGGTTTAGTTCCAGTTTTCTTTAAACTTGCAGCCATTTACTTTATTAATAAATACAAAGATATTCAACAATAA
- a CDS encoding lipocalin family protein, protein MKLNIISFFITMVITQTPYVLAKAPAPVNYLNAKQFSGLWYEIARTYNDFEKDCVGSTVEYKHVEPLKYEIINKCFKNTFDGKIIEYNGTAKPSNGKDMSEIDMTYFWVFTKEYRIINLDENYEWAVVSDIDMKTLWIINRKPFMKKEKLDNIVASLDKHMDTSKLIYTPHKKKED, encoded by the coding sequence ATGAAATTAAATATTATATCTTTTTTTATTACCATGGTTATAACTCAAACTCCTTATGTTCTTGCAAAAGCACCTGCGCCTGTAAACTATTTAAATGCTAAACAATTCAGTGGCTTATGGTACGAAATTGCAAGAACATATAATGATTTTGAAAAAGACTGTGTAGGTTCAACAGTTGAGTATAAACATGTAGAACCTTTAAAATATGAAATAATTAATAAATGCTTTAAAAATACCTTTGATGGGAAAATCATAGAATATAATGGTACTGCAAAACCTAGCAATGGAAAAGATATGTCAGAAATTGATATGACATATTTTTGGGTTTTTACAAAAGAATATAGAATAATAAATTTAGATGAAAACTACGAATGGGCAGTTGTATCTGATATAGATATGAAAACTCTATGGATAATAAATAGAAAACCTTTTATGAAAAAAGAAAAACTTGACAATATTGTGGCTTCTTTAGATAAACACATGGATACCTCAAAATTAATTTACACTCCACATAAAAAGAAAGAAGACTAA
- a CDS encoding NAD(P)/FAD-dependent oxidoreductase: MKNEKRLKIAVLGAGISGLGSAYLLSRKHDVDLYEKENRLGGHARTTQVSENGKTFGVDTGFLVFNHETYPLLTKLFKELDVKIENSDMSFAFWNKKTNLAYNGESLRGMFFQKKNLFSYSHLKMISDILKFNKKANNDLDTDHADLDLTLGEYLKDYSYFFKQRYIIPMGASIWSTPSEKMNEFPARTFLHFFKNHGLLGVDTQHQWLTVSGGSINYVNKISEFISGKIIKNSDVISVEREDDEVVLVHEDNSRSVYDKVIFAMHAPDALKLIDEPTIDELNILSCFEYKENKALLHNDTKALYPNKDVYAAWNYKTNEKDDNKTDENVTLSYWINRLQNLKSEKEYFVSLNETQKIDKVIEEISYEHPQFDVKAIDAQSKRNVINGKNNTYFAGAYWRYGFHEDGLYSANTIAQEFGCEL, encoded by the coding sequence ATGAAAAATGAAAAAAGATTAAAAATTGCAGTACTAGGTGCTGGTATTAGTGGTTTAGGAAGCGCATATTTATTAAGTAGAAAACATGATGTAGATTTATATGAAAAAGAGAATAGACTTGGAGGTCATGCAAGAACTACACAAGTTAGTGAAAATGGTAAGACTTTTGGAGTTGATACAGGTTTTTTAGTTTTTAATCATGAAACATATCCATTACTTACAAAACTTTTTAAAGAGCTTGATGTAAAAATTGAAAACAGCGATATGAGTTTTGCCTTTTGGAATAAAAAAACTAACCTAGCTTATAATGGTGAATCATTAAGAGGAATGTTTTTTCAAAAGAAAAACCTTTTTTCATACTCACACTTGAAAATGATAAGTGATATTTTAAAATTCAATAAAAAAGCTAATAATGATTTAGATACAGATCATGCTGATTTAGATTTAACTTTAGGAGAGTATTTAAAAGATTACTCTTACTTTTTTAAACAAAGATATATTATTCCAATGGGTGCTTCTATTTGGTCAACTCCTAGTGAAAAAATGAATGAATTTCCTGCAAGAACTTTTTTACATTTTTTTAAAAACCATGGACTTTTAGGTGTTGATACACAACATCAGTGGTTAACAGTAAGTGGTGGTTCAATCAACTATGTAAATAAAATTTCAGAATTTATCTCTGGAAAAATTATAAAAAATAGTGATGTAATATCAGTTGAAAGAGAAGATGATGAAGTAGTACTTGTTCACGAAGATAATAGCAGATCAGTTTATGACAAAGTGATTTTCGCAATGCATGCACCTGATGCTTTAAAGTTAATTGATGAACCGACAATTGATGAGTTAAATATTCTTTCATGTTTTGAATATAAAGAAAACAAAGCACTTTTACATAATGATACAAAAGCTTTGTACCCAAATAAAGATGTATATGCAGCTTGGAATTATAAAACAAATGAGAAAGATGATAATAAAACAGATGAAAATGTAACACTATCTTATTGGATAAATAGATTACAAAATTTAAAATCAGAAAAAGAGTATTTTGTATCATTAAATGAGACACAAAAAATTGATAAGGTTATAGAAGAAATATCATACGAACATCCACAATTTGATGTAAAAGCAATTGATGCTCAAAGTAAAAGAAATGTAATAAACGGTAAAAACAATACATATTTTGCAGGAGCATATTGGAGATATGGATTCCATGAAGATGGTTTGTATTCTGCTAATACAATTGCCCAAGAGTTTGGATGTGAGTTATGA
- a CDS encoding DUF1365 domain-containing protein, which yields MSHKFQEGIIYHKRVSPKKHEFKYKFFMLDIDMNAYEKLDNKYFSKNSFNLFSFNTKDHFGASDDFRVNIKEILNKYSIEATQKMRFITLPSILGYVFNPISVLILFEKDTPTHMIAEVHNYNGGRVIYPVKLESKDNKHFKGVGLKDMYVSPFFQRDGRYEFSLIYEANQFSLGINLFENDKKMLNSTFVGKSRVFNEVNVLSLFFSHTLLTVWVVTRTLWQSLKLKLKGLKFNKPTAQDQVRRA from the coding sequence ATGAGTCACAAGTTTCAAGAAGGAATAATTTATCATAAAAGAGTAAGTCCAAAAAAACATGAGTTTAAATATAAGTTCTTTATGCTTGATATTGATATGAATGCTTACGAAAAACTTGATAATAAATATTTCTCAAAAAATAGCTTTAATCTTTTTTCTTTTAACACAAAAGATCACTTTGGTGCAAGTGATGATTTTAGAGTAAATATAAAAGAGATACTAAATAAATACTCTATTGAAGCTACACAAAAAATGAGATTTATAACACTACCTAGTATTTTAGGATATGTTTTTAATCCTATTAGTGTGCTTATTCTTTTTGAAAAAGATACACCAACACACATGATTGCTGAGGTTCATAATTATAATGGTGGAAGGGTTATTTATCCAGTAAAATTAGAATCAAAAGATAATAAACATTTTAAAGGTGTAGGGCTTAAAGATATGTATGTATCTCCTTTTTTCCAAAGAGATGGAAGATATGAGTTTTCATTAATATATGAAGCAAATCAGTTTTCATTAGGCATAAATCTTTTTGAAAATGATAAAAAAATGTTGAATTCAACATTTGTAGGAAAATCAAGAGTTTTTAATGAAGTAAATGTTCTGTCACTATTTTTCTCTCATACACTTTTAACTGTATGGGTAGTTACTAGAACGTTATGGCAAAGTTTAAAACTTAAATTAAAAGGCTTAAAATTTAATAAGCCAACAGCACAAGACCAAGTAAGGAGGGCATAA
- a CDS encoding SAM-dependent methyltransferase → MKTLWNKLGDKYLSKITQGTLEVVYSDGSTKIYGNNQEPKAKLVLNNADLFRRLTLFGDIGFAESYMDKDFECDDLTALIKIGIINSESLETKSEDAKKFSLHNLFPVMNKIKHSLRKNSKTRSAKNIQEHYDLSNQFFELFLDDTMMYSSAVFEKPDEPLFEAQKRKIDILAKKLNLKKGSKVLEIGSGWGAMAMHLVKEYGCEVTTLTLSKEQKKLCEGRFKEHNIEESVDVILKDYRDMQGQFDAVIAVEMFEAVGREYFDVFFKKCEELLNPHGILVMQIITMPDQRYSSYCKGTDFIQKYIFPGGHLPSVGKILDVTSKNTKLNLLHMEEYTEHYAKTLNVWHENFNQKLEEVKNLGFDEYFIRMWKMYLCYCEAGFLTRNINLVQVAFTRYQNVALNQGLVA, encoded by the coding sequence ATGAAGACTTTATGGAATAAACTAGGGGATAAGTATTTATCAAAAATCACTCAAGGAACTTTAGAAGTAGTTTACAGTGATGGTAGTACAAAAATATATGGTAATAACCAAGAACCAAAAGCAAAACTTGTTTTAAATAATGCAGATTTGTTTAGACGATTGACATTATTTGGAGATATTGGTTTTGCTGAATCTTATATGGATAAAGATTTTGAATGTGATGATTTAACTGCATTAATCAAAATAGGTATTATTAATTCTGAATCACTTGAAACTAAAAGTGAAGATGCAAAGAAATTCTCACTTCATAATTTATTCCCAGTTATGAATAAAATAAAGCATTCATTAAGAAAGAACTCTAAAACTAGGTCTGCTAAAAATATTCAAGAGCATTATGATTTATCAAATCAATTCTTTGAACTATTTTTAGATGATACAATGATGTACTCATCAGCTGTTTTTGAAAAGCCAGATGAACCACTTTTTGAAGCACAAAAAAGAAAAATTGATATTTTAGCAAAGAAATTAAATCTTAAAAAAGGCTCAAAAGTATTAGAAATTGGTTCAGGTTGGGGTGCTATGGCTATGCATTTAGTAAAAGAGTATGGTTGTGAAGTTACAACTTTAACACTTTCAAAAGAGCAAAAAAAGCTATGTGAAGGTAGATTCAAAGAGCATAATATTGAAGAGTCTGTAGATGTAATATTAAAAGATTATAGAGATATGCAAGGGCAGTTTGATGCAGTAATTGCAGTTGAAATGTTCGAAGCAGTGGGGCGTGAGTATTTTGATGTGTTCTTTAAAAAATGTGAAGAGCTATTAAATCCTCATGGAATTTTAGTGATGCAAATTATTACAATGCCTGATCAAAGATACTCTTCATACTGTAAGGGAACTGATTTTATTCAAAAGTATATTTTCCCAGGTGGTCATCTTCCAAGTGTTGGAAAAATACTAGATGTTACAAGTAAAAATACAAAATTAAACCTTCTTCATATGGAAGAATACACAGAACATTATGCAAAAACTTTAAATGTTTGGCATGAGAACTTTAACCAAAAATTAGAAGAAGTAAAAAACTTAGGTTTTGATGAGTACTTTATTAGAATGTGGAAAATGTATCTTTGTTATTGTGAAGCTGGATTCTTAACAAGAAATATTAATCTTGTTCAAGTTGCTTTTACAAGATATCAAAACGTTGCATTAAATCAAGGTTTAGTTGCATGA
- a CDS encoding DUF3833 domain-containing protein → MKLKFLSLTIITSIIFIIFIGCSKMQIEDFTNKSPEFIPQEYFKGKLRAYGLVKDRSGKIIRTFKGELEGSWDENGIGTLDEKFVYDDGEKLTRVWKLKPTGKKTFDATAGDIIGTAKMIANGNTVMIDYVMEVPYNDSTINISVKDWLHLQDDGVIINHSKMKKFGFTVGELVITIIKD, encoded by the coding sequence ATGAAACTAAAATTTCTTTCATTAACTATTATTACAAGTATTATTTTTATAATATTCATAGGATGTTCAAAAATGCAAATAGAAGACTTTACAAATAAAAGCCCTGAATTTATTCCACAAGAATATTTCAAAGGTAAATTACGAGCTTATGGTTTAGTAAAAGACAGAAGTGGAAAAATTATCAGAACTTTCAAAGGTGAACTTGAAGGTTCTTGGGATGAAAATGGCATTGGTACTTTAGATGAAAAATTTGTATATGATGATGGAGAAAAACTAACTAGAGTTTGGAAATTAAAACCAACAGGCAAAAAAACTTTTGATGCAACAGCAGGAGATATAATTGGAACTGCAAAAATGATTGCTAATGGAAATACTGTAATGATTGATTATGTTATGGAAGTACCTTATAATGACAGTACTATTAATATCTCTGTAAAAGATTGGCTTCACTTACAAGATGATGGAGTAATAATAAATCACTCAAAAATGAAAAAGTTTGGCTTTACTGTTGGTGAGCTAGTTATTACCATCATCAAAGATTAA
- a CDS encoding sirohydrochlorin chelatase, protein MKAIIFIAHGSKKDKSNNEFKALVENISKNVKTYELKKAAFLELASPSIEETALEFIKKGAKDISFYPFFLNSGKHVLIDLPEIIDGLKKEYKDINFTLLEHFGKSKRIEEIILSDIE, encoded by the coding sequence ATGAAAGCAATAATATTTATAGCACATGGAAGCAAAAAAGACAAATCAAATAATGAGTTTAAAGCCTTAGTTGAAAATATTTCAAAGAATGTTAAAACTTATGAATTGAAAAAAGCAGCTTTTTTGGAATTAGCAAGCCCAAGTATTGAAGAGACTGCATTAGAGTTTATAAAAAAAGGTGCAAAAGATATATCTTTTTACCCATTCTTTTTAAATTCGGGAAAACATGTATTAATTGATTTACCTGAAATAATCGATGGATTAAAAAAAGAGTACAAAGATATTAACTTTACACTATTAGAACATTTTGGAAAATCAAAAAGAATTGAAGAGATTATACTAAGTGATATTGAATAG
- a CDS encoding NAD(P)-binding protein, protein MKIAIIGAGLSGCNVYKNLKQQNHDITIFEKSRGTGGRLSTKYIDDKFIDHGTPFINTRNYKSANFLDFLDKKVTQNTLRNIDKKYYPTNGINKLCSSLINKKDLITNTRITNAKLINQKWTLTDNTNTIYDDFDFVVFTIPATQILENDFDLDEDTKEQLQNISYAPMASLICYTNNTNTKKIKNQDLNKSELFYKVIDNSTKYDYEDFESYVFHLNKDFVLENMNLEKNELFELIHQKISKEFDINLKEDFNVVEHFWKFAFAKEQLEKDFILNKEKSYGICGDYFNGINLEATYQSSLKISDEINSIYKKG, encoded by the coding sequence ATGAAAATAGCAATTATCGGTGCAGGTTTAAGTGGATGTAATGTTTATAAAAACCTAAAACAACAAAATCATGATATTACAATATTTGAGAAATCAAGAGGTACAGGTGGGAGACTTAGTACTAAATATATTGATGATAAATTCATAGACCATGGAACACCTTTTATAAATACTAGAAATTATAAATCTGCAAACTTTTTAGATTTCTTAGATAAAAAAGTTACACAAAATACTCTAAGAAATATTGATAAAAAATACTACCCTACAAACGGAATCAACAAATTATGTTCATCTTTGATTAATAAAAAAGATTTAATTACAAATACTAGAATAACTAATGCAAAATTAATTAATCAAAAATGGACTTTAACAGATAATACGAATACTATATATGATGATTTCGATTTTGTAGTTTTTACAATTCCTGCTACACAAATTTTAGAAAATGATTTTGATTTAGATGAAGATACAAAAGAACAATTACAAAATATTTCATATGCTCCAATGGCTAGCTTGATTTGCTATACAAATAATACAAACACTAAAAAAATTAAAAATCAAGACCTAAATAAAAGTGAACTTTTTTACAAAGTTATAGATAATTCAACAAAATATGATTATGAAGATTTTGAAAGTTATGTATTTCATCTAAATAAAGATTTTGTTTTAGAAAATATGAATTTAGAAAAGAATGAATTATTTGAATTAATTCATCAAAAAATCTCAAAAGAGTTTGATATTAATTTAAAAGAAGATTTCAATGTTGTTGAACATTTTTGGAAATTTGCTTTTGCAAAAGAGCAACTTGAAAAAGATTTTATTTTAAATAAAGAAAAATCTTACGGGATTTGTGGTGATTATTTCAATGGTATTAATTTAGAAGCTACCTATCAAAGCTCTTTAAAGATATCAGATGAAATAAATTCAATTTATAAAAAAGGATAG